Below is a genomic region from Isosphaeraceae bacterium EP7.
CAGCCAGGTGACCTTGTCCAGGTCCATCTGGTACCAGCTCTTGAGGATGCTGGGCAGGTACATCTCGACGCCGTAGTTGGCCGTCACGACCAGGAAGTAGGCGGCGGCCAGGATCAGGACCTTGGGATGGCTGAGCGCCTGCAAGATCCCCATGTGGGCATGTCCCTTGCGTAGCTCCTTCTCCAGCGCCAGCTGCGCCTCCAGGGCCTCGCGCTCCTCGACCGTCAGCCATTTCGCATGCGCCGGCCGGTCGGTCAGGGCGTACAGGACGACCAGGCCGAGGACCACCGCGGGGATTCCCCAGGCGATGTAGACGAGCTGCCAGCCTTCGAGCCCGAACCACTCGGGGTTGCCGTCGTAGCCCACCTGGATCAGGAAGTTGGACATCTTGGGGCTGAGGATCTGGGCCACCGGCGTGGCGATCAGGAACGCGGCCAGGGCCCGGGTCCGGTCGCGGGCGGGGAACCAGTGGGTCAGGTAGACGATCACCCCCGGGAAGAACCCCGCCTCGGCCAGGCCCAGGATGAATCGGAGCGTGTAGAAGTGCCAGGGGGCGGTGACGAACGCGGTCAACGCCGCCACGATCCCCCAGGAGACCATGATCCGGCAGATCCACTTGCGGGCGCTCCAGCGCTCGACGATCAGGGTGCCGGGGATCTCCAGCAGGAAGTAGCCCAGGAAGAAGATGCCGATGCCGAAGCCGAAGACCGACTCGGTGAACGCCGGCATGTCCTTAACCATCGTCAGCTTGGCGATCGACACGTTGGTCCGGTCGACATAGGCGACCATGTAGCAGAGGAACAGCAGCGGGATCAGGCGCCGGTAAGCCTTGGCGATGGCGCGGTCCAGCGCGGGGTTGGACGTGTCGGCGGTCGACATGGATGGGGTTCCCGGCCTGTCCGGCGGTTGGTCGTGTCGGGGGAGAGGCCAGGGGCGCCGGAGCCTCGCGGAACCGCCGGCGACCTGACTTTGGGGTTTGTGCGACCCGATGGCGACCGAGCGTAACGCGCCCGGGGGCGGCGGGCAAACCTCGCGGCGGGGGCCTTTTTCAAATAGGCTGGGTCGGCCTGCGCGGCGTGGCGTCGAGACCGAAGAGGCAGAGGACAGGCTCCCATGGATCGCGGCGTGGTGGTGACGTTCGACGACGACCGAGGCTTCGGCTTCATCCGATCCAGGGGGCTCGCCCAGGACATTTTCGTCCACGTGAGCGACATCCCGGGCCAGGCCCGCCTGAAGCCCGGCCAGCGGGTGACCTTCGAGGTCGCGACGACCGATCGGGGTTTGCGGGCCGTCGGCGTCAGGCTTGGCCGGCTCGGGTTCTCGCCGACGGCCCTGGTCATGGTGGCCCTGGCCGTCGTGCTGGCCCTGGCCTGCGGCGGGCTGCGTTACCTGGGGATCCCCTGGCTCTGGACCTGGCCGCTGGCGATCAACCCGCTCTGCTTCGCCGCGTTCGCCCACGACAAGCGCCGGGCCGTGGCCGGCGGCCGGCGGGTGCCCGAGGTCGTCCTGCACGGCTTCAGCCTGGCCGGGGGCTCGCCTGCGGCCATCCTGGCGATCGTTTCCCTGCACCACAAGAACCGCAAGCCCTCGTTCCTTATCCCGCTGGCCCTGATCGTCGCGGCCCAGCTCGCGCTGCTCGCCGTCTGGTGGCGCGGGGCTTGAAGCCTCGATTGCCCTTCGCGCGCACGACAGGCCGTGCTAAGCCTCGCGGCCTTGAATGAATCGAAGGGATGGGGCCCTGGCTTCGATGCTTGCCGAGATGCCGAGGGAACCCTGGGACGGATTCGTGGCCGGGCCCGAGAATGCCCTGGCGCACGCCGGCGTTCTGGCCCTGGCCCGCGGCGAGGTCCAGGGAATCTCCCCGCTGGTCATCCACGGGCCGGCCGGGGTCGGCAAGTCGACGCTGCTCGAGGCCCTGGTCGGCGAGCGGCTGAGGCGCCGGCCCGAGTCGGCCGTGGCCTACCTGACGGGCGAGTCGTTCGCCGCCGCCTGCGCCCAGGCCAACGCGCGGGCCGAGGGCGAGGGCTGGGCCGAGCTGCGGGCCAGGTTCCGCAACGTCGACCTGCTCGTCCTGGACGACCTGCACGCCCTGGCCCGCGTCCCGCTCGCCTTCGACGAGTTGGTGCCGACGCTCGACGCCCTGGATGAGGCCGGCGCCGGCGTGGCCGTGGCGGCCCGTTCGGGGCCCGGTGGCTGGGACGACTGGCCGGCCAAGCTCGTCAGCCGCCTGTCCGCCGGCCTCTCGGTGCGGGTCGACCCCCCCGGCCCCGAATCCCGCCGCCGCTACCTGATGGACCGGGCCCGCGCCCGCAAGCTGAGCCTGGCGGCCGAGGCCGTCGACAGCCTGTCCGAGCAGGCCGACGGCTACCGGACCCTCGACGGCTGGCTGGCCAAGATGGCCCTCGCCTCACGCCTGGAACGCCGCCCGCTGGACCGGGCCCTGGCCGACCCCCTGCTGGCCGAGGACGCCCCGGCGCCCGCCGTCGACATCGACCGGATCGCCCGCGACGTGGCCGCCCGTTTCGGTGTCAGGGCACACGAGCTGCGGGCCGTCACCCGCAGGCGTACGGTCGTCGAGCCCAGGCACCTGGCCATCGGCCTGGCCCGCGAACTGACGGGCCTGAGCTTCGCCGCCATCGGGGCCTACTTCGGCGGCCGTGACGCGGCGACCGTCCGCCACGCCTGCAAGATGGCCTCCGACCGCCTCTCCGCCGATCCCTCCCTGTCCGCCGCCGCCTCCGCCCTCCGCCAGCAGTGGAGCCGCACCGACGAGGCCCCCTGATGGGCCCCGAACGGCCGCCAACCCTCAGGCATCAGGGTCGACGCCCAACGCCCGCAGCTTCTCCCTGAGCTGAGCATTCCGCAACTCGGCGACCTCCAAGTCCCGCATGGCGGCATCGGCTTGCCGGACTGCGGCATCGGCCTGTCTGCACAGTTCGTCGAATGAGAGGAATCGCCGACCATCGGGGCGGTGGATGACCAACTCGCCGCCCTCGAGGTTGAACCGGATGCCCAGCCGGGGGCTGATCCAGCCGTCGCACTCGGGGATCGCTTGGTAGGGCTCGTCGAGACCCTCTCGCAGCCAACCATTGAGGCGATGCGGGTGGACGTTCGGGTCGAAGACGTAGTATTCCAAGACCCCGTATTTCCGGTAGAACTCGATCTTCAGGGCCATCTCGCGAGGTCGATTGCTGTGCGAAAGCACCTCGAAGACGACCTGGGGGGCCAATCCCCCTTCTTCCCACTGCTTGTAGGACGACCGGTGCCCGGCGGGCCGGCCGAAGGCCACCATGGTGTCGGGCGCGGTGCAGGTGCGGGGGTCACCTTCGACCGGATACCAGAGCAAGTCGCCGGCGACGAACACGTCGGGGTCATCGCGGAAGAGGTCGGCGATCCCCCCCTTGATGGTGACGATCCACTCATACTGCAACGTGTTCTCGGCCATCGGCTTACCGTCGGAGTCCGGGTAGATAATCTGGCCGGTGGCGGTCGTGTGAGTCGACGTGCTCATGGTCGTCCTGGGCCTCCGCGGCTTGAGGTTTCGGCGGGCCTCCGGCCTGAATTGTACGCGTGACCCGACACGGACGGAACTCGGGCCGGCGGCTCGCTCAACAAAGGGTTGCCAATTCATGACTTGCGGCCGACGCCGCGGCGCACTCCGGCGTTGCCCGGCCGCGTCGTTTCGGGTACAATTGCACCCCATGAACCCGCCCCGATAGGCCGGCCTTTCTGACCGACGCCGGCCCCGGGGTGCGAGCCCGCCCGACTGCCGAGGGACCGACCCGTGAGCACCGCTGCGACGCCCCCCGCCGAGATGCCCGAGCCGATGGCGCTGGTCCCCCTGAACATCGAGGAAGAGCTCAAGGAGAGCTACCTCAACTATGCGATGTCGGTCATCATCAGCCGCGCCCTGCCCGACGTCCGCGACGGCCTGAAGCCCTCGCAGCGGCGCATCCTCGCGGCCATGCTCGACCTCGGCCTCACCCCCGGCGGCAGCACCAGCAAGTGCGCCGGCATCGTCGGCGAGACGATGAAGCGGTACCACCCGCACGGCGACAACTCGATCTACCCCACCCTGGCCCGCCTGGCCCAGTGGTGGAACATGCGCCACCTGCTCGTCACCGGCCAGGGCAACTTCGGCTCGATCCACGGCCTGCCGCCGGCCGCCATGCGGTACACCGAGGCCAAGCTCAGCCCGGTCGCCGCCGAGATGCTCGAGGACATCCGCCTCGACACCGTCGACTTCCAGCCCAGCTACGACGAGAAGCACTCCGAGCCCCGCGTCCTGCCAGCCAAGTTCCCCAACCTGCTCGTCAACGGCTCGGGCGGCATCGCCGTCGGCATGGCCACCAGCATCCCGCCGCACAACCTCGGCGAGGTCTGCGACGCCGTCGTCGCCCTGATCGACCGGCCCGACATCGAGCTGGAAGACCTGCTCGAGCTGATCCCGGGCCCCGACTTCCCCACCGGCGCCACCATCTGCGGCCGCCACGGGATCCGCGAGGCCTACCGGACCGGCCGCGGCAAGATCTACCTCCGAGCCAAGTACACGATCGAGGAGCAGAAGGACGGCCGGTCGCAGATCATCTTCAGCGAGATTCCATACCAGCTCACCAAGGAACCGCTGCTGAAGAAGCTGGCCGAGCTGGTCAACACCGGCCGGATCACGGGCGTGACCGACATCGTCGACGAGAGCGACCGCAAACAGCCGGTGCGCATCGTCGTCAAGATCAAGAAGGGGGAAGACCCCAACGTCGCCCTCAACCAGCTCTTCCAGTACTCGCCGCTGCAGGACACCTTCAGCGTCATCATGCTGGCGCTGGTCGACGGCCGCCCGCGCACGCTGCCGCTGAAGGACTTCCTCCGGCTGTTCGTCGAGCACCGGATCAACGTCATCCGCCGCAGGACCCAGTTCCAGCTCCGCCAGGCCAAGTCGCGGGCGCACATCGTCGAAGGGCTGCTCATCGCCCTGGCCTACATCGACGAGATCATCCGCGTCATCCGCACGTCGGCCAACCCCACCGAGGCCCGCGCCCGCCTGATGGGCATGGAGGTCTCCGCCGAGATCCTCAGGCGCGCCTTATCCGACCCCGAGGCCAAGGCGGCCGCCAGCCTGACCCGGATGCAGGCCGACGCCATCCTCGCCATGAGGCTCCAGCAGCTCACCGGCCTGG
It encodes:
- a CDS encoding MFS transporter, yielding MSTADTSNPALDRAIAKAYRRLIPLLFLCYMVAYVDRTNVSIAKLTMVKDMPAFTESVFGFGIGIFFLGYFLLEIPGTLIVERWSARKWICRIMVSWGIVAALTAFVTAPWHFYTLRFILGLAEAGFFPGVIVYLTHWFPARDRTRALAAFLIATPVAQILSPKMSNFLIQVGYDGNPEWFGLEGWQLVYIAWGIPAVVLGLVVLYALTDRPAHAKWLTVEEREALEAQLALEKELRKGHAHMGILQALSHPKVLILAAAYFLVVTANYGVEMYLPSILKSWYQMDLDKVTWLVVLPPIGSLIGQLFIGWNSDRTRERRLHTAGPILLGAASLAAVAFIKNPPLWLTVTLFILALTGLKAYLPAFWSLPSLFLTEAAAASSIGLINSMGNLGGFLGPYVLGVVKENTGDYRIGIMVLAASMALSASIIVVLGLGRSDRVEDLIKKAERADEPLPSPARA
- a CDS encoding cold shock and DUF1294 domain-containing protein, whose amino-acid sequence is MDRGVVVTFDDDRGFGFIRSRGLAQDIFVHVSDIPGQARLKPGQRVTFEVATTDRGLRAVGVRLGRLGFSPTALVMVALAVVLALACGGLRYLGIPWLWTWPLAINPLCFAAFAHDKRRAVAGGRRVPEVVLHGFSLAGGSPAAILAIVSLHHKNRKPSFLIPLALIVAAQLALLAVWWRGA
- a CDS encoding DnaA/Hda family protein, encoding MPREPWDGFVAGPENALAHAGVLALARGEVQGISPLVIHGPAGVGKSTLLEALVGERLRRRPESAVAYLTGESFAAACAQANARAEGEGWAELRARFRNVDLLVLDDLHALARVPLAFDELVPTLDALDEAGAGVAVAARSGPGGWDDWPAKLVSRLSAGLSVRVDPPGPESRRRYLMDRARARKLSLAAEAVDSLSEQADGYRTLDGWLAKMALASRLERRPLDRALADPLLAEDAPAPAVDIDRIARDVAARFGVRAHELRAVTRRRTVVEPRHLAIGLARELTGLSFAAIGAYFGGRDAATVRHACKMASDRLSADPSLSAAASALRQQWSRTDEAP
- a CDS encoding Uma2 family endonuclease; translated protein: MSTSTHTTATGQIIYPDSDGKPMAENTLQYEWIVTIKGGIADLFRDDPDVFVAGDLLWYPVEGDPRTCTAPDTMVAFGRPAGHRSSYKQWEEGGLAPQVVFEVLSHSNRPREMALKIEFYRKYGVLEYYVFDPNVHPHRLNGWLREGLDEPYQAIPECDGWISPRLGIRFNLEGGELVIHRPDGRRFLSFDELCRQADAAVRQADAAMRDLEVAELRNAQLREKLRALGVDPDA
- the gyrA gene encoding DNA gyrase subunit A, which codes for MSTAATPPAEMPEPMALVPLNIEEELKESYLNYAMSVIISRALPDVRDGLKPSQRRILAAMLDLGLTPGGSTSKCAGIVGETMKRYHPHGDNSIYPTLARLAQWWNMRHLLVTGQGNFGSIHGLPPAAMRYTEAKLSPVAAEMLEDIRLDTVDFQPSYDEKHSEPRVLPAKFPNLLVNGSGGIAVGMATSIPPHNLGEVCDAVVALIDRPDIELEDLLELIPGPDFPTGATICGRHGIREAYRTGRGKIYLRAKYTIEEQKDGRSQIIFSEIPYQLTKEPLLKKLAELVNTGRITGVTDIVDESDRKQPVRIVVKIKKGEDPNVALNQLFQYSPLQDTFSVIMLALVDGRPRTLPLKDFLRLFVEHRINVIRRRTQFQLRQAKSRAHIVEGLLIALAYIDEIIRVIRTSANPTEARARLMGMEVSAEILRRALSDPEAKAAASLTRMQADAILAMRLQQLTGLELDKLGREYVDLRTDIGEYERILGDEMVILDLIRADMRELKAKYANPRRSELSHEELGDYDKEALIREEYMIVTVTHDGYIKRLPPSTYRAQHRGGRGIAATSNRDGDFLEHMFVALTHDYLMFFTDKGKVYWLKVYDIPQVGRTSGGRAIVNLLQLTENEKITGLIPVRKFHDDEHLFMVTSKGTVKKTELTAFKRPLGRGIIALGLDEGDQLIGVARTKVGDQVILSTRDGMAIRFDESDVRSMGRPAYGVRGIALEGDDEVIGMVVANGQDDPAGLLTVCANGYGKRTMLTEYRSQHRGGKGLIDIKTTDRNGPVVAIVKAVDADEVMLTTSGGIIIRTRVADTNIIGRNTQGVRLIRVEEGDTVRSLAKLPEEELTADDEDIIDAEAELLDDDAPGAKPPHIIDDGVGQAEASDHIDDLDHDGEPDA